Sequence from the Clostridium saccharobutylicum DSM 13864 genome:
TAATTACGCACGGACCTTCTTCATTCAAGATGTTTTCAAGTTTCTCTAAAGGGTATTGTTCATCACCTAAATCATAACCTTTCATTCCAAATCCTTCAGCTACTACTTTAAAATTAGGATTAGATATAAAACTAGATGCAATATAATGTTTATTATAAAATAATTCTTGTTGTTGTCTAACTAATCCTAAATGATGGTTGGTTAGTATAATAACTTTTACATTGAGATTAAAATCTGCAAGTGTAGCTAGTTCTTGAATATTCATCAAGATGGAACCATCTCCACTAAAGCAAAGTACGTTTTTATCAGGATTAACTAAAGCAGCACCAATAGATACAGGAAGTCCAAATCCCATTGTCCCAAGACCACCAGATGTTAATAAAGTTTTTGGCTTTTTAAATGGATATCTTTGAGCAGTCCACATTTGATGTTCTCCAACATCGATAGCTATTATTGCATCACTTCCTACCTTAGAAGCTATAAATGGAATTAAGTTAGCTGGATGCATAGTATTTTCATAAGAAGGAAGTGGGTATTTTTCTTTAAAGCATTTAACTCTCTTGACCCAAGAATTTCTAGATTTAACATCAACATATGGAATAATAGCATCTAGGAATTCTTTTATATCAGCAGCCATTGAAAGACTGCATGTTTTAACTTTATTTAATTCAGAAGGATCAATGTCTACGTGAATAATTGAAGCATTAGGACAAAATTTATCTATGTTGCCAGTAGCTCTATCATCAAATCTTATTCCAAAAGCTAAAATTAAATCTGCTTCATTAAGCAAATAGTTTGTGTAAGGGGCTGCATGCATTCCAAGCATCCCAAGACTTAAATCATCATCACAAGGAAATGCACCAAGTCCCATGAGGCTCAAGGCCACAGGAATATTATTTTTTTTAGCTAATTCATACAAATTACTAGAAGCATTGGAACTAATTATCCCACCTCCAGCATATATTATAGGCTTTCTTGAATTATTTATAAGTTCAGCAATACATTCAATTGTAGAACTTTTTAAGAAAGTCCTTGATGAAATAGTTTTTTCCTCAATAACATTACTAATATTAGACTCTAATGAATTAGATAAAGTGTCATCATTAGGGAAGAATTCTAATTCAATTATTTCTGTTTGAATATTTTTGGGTATATCAATAAGTACAGGACCAGGTCTGCCTTCAGTTGCAATTCTAAATGCTTCTGGTATTATAGTAAAAAGATCATGTATATTTCTAATTAAAAAATTATGCTTAGTAATAGGAATTGTTAAACCATAAGCATCTACTTCTTGGAAAGCATCTGTACCTATAGCGGATAGAGGTACTTGCCCAGTTATTACAATTAGAGGAATAGAATCAAGTTTAGCATCAGCAATAGCAGTAAGTAGATTAGTTGCACCGGGACCAGAAGTTGCAAAACATACACCAACTTTATCAGTAGTTCTTGAAATACCTTGTGCAATAAATGCTGCACCTTGCTCATGACGAGCTAAAATATGTTTAATTTTGCTATTATATAAAGCATCGTACATTGGTAGATTAAATCCGCCAGGAATACCAGAAATAAATTCAACACCTTCGTTTTCCAATAATCTAATAATTATTTCAGCACCACTACATTTCAAAAAATCACTCCTAACATAAAATAATTTTCCTTACATTATATATAGATTAAAAAATAAGAAATATATCATAATATTTTTAAATATGGTTTTGCAAATTAAAAAACTCTTCAGCCCATAAAAAACAATAGGACGAAGAGGAATAATTGCGATACCACCTAAATTTGTATTATTATAAATACACACTCAATATAACACAGATAAATTATTGATGTCATTGCTCTTTTAACGGTAATCTCATTCGTTTAATTCTACTATCTCAAAAGATTTCCATTAAAAATTCCGAGGCTATATTCCATATATATATCATGAGAATTTACAGCAGCCATTATCTCTCTTTGATTCGATAATATATGTACTCCTCCTCATCAATGCTTTTGATTATTAATATTTAATATGTATTATAAAGGTTGTATAAGTAATAAATTATGATTTGTGGTTAAAATTAAAGAAATAGTCTATATAGAAATAGGGAAATTCTTTTGTGTAGCATTTCATTTATAACGTAGCAACTAAGCTAAAGAATCCCCTTATTTCAGTTAATTACCACATAAGTTTAAGCTTGGAATTGTTTATTTATAAGATTTTAAAGTTAGAAATATCTAGCTTGCAGACATTTTGATGCACAAAGTTTTCTTTGACATATATATATAATAATCATATCCTTTTGTCCAATATGGAAGAAGATTAGGTTTATAATCTAAAAGGTATTTTAAAAATTGATCAAAAGAGTTTAGGTTAACTAAGATTTTTATTATATCCTTAGGATAAGGTGTATTTTTACTAAATATTTTTCTGGGATCTATAACTTTAATATTTTCATTTTTATCTACGAATATATGAGCATTTCTAATATTAAGTCTTTTAAATTTTAATATTTTGAAATCCTCAATTAAATCTATAATTTCACAAGAAAGTTTGTATGATAAACCATGTTCTTTTATATATTGAGATAAATTTAATCCTTCTACATAATCTCTTAAAACCATATTTTTAGCTATAAATAATACTTTTGGAAAGAATTTGCTATCTTTAACTTGTTCTAGAATTTCAACTTCATCTTCAGCTTTTCTTTTTTTATAGAATATTTTTAATGCATAACCTTCTGGAGTTAAATAAACGCTACCTTCATGACCCTTGCCTAAAAATTTACATTCCTTTATATCTAAGATGTATCTCATTTTACCACTTCAAAATATTGCTTTTAGTATTATATGTTTAAAGTGCTGAAAATGTTATAGTTTTTAAAGAGTGAAGTTTATCACTTAGTAGAAATTATGTAAACGTCAAAAGTTTCGTCAAAAATAATTGCAGAAGAAAAACTTCAGAAACTGCATTATTCTTAAATGTAGACTATACAGGAAATGTTTAATATATTATAATGTTTAAGGCTAAATTGCACAAATAGCCAAAAGAGGTAGATTAGGTAGAAATGCTTAGTTTACCTTTATTTTTTTAATTCACATAACTATATGGATAAACATAATATATACTATATTGAATTACTAAGGAGGAAATTTTGATGAGATGTAATTATAAAAAAGATAATAGTTATTCTAATGAGAATAATCAATATGCAGAAAATTATTATAGAATAAAAAATCATAATCATGAATTTGAATCAAGCACAGATTATGAAGAAGATGATGAGGGAGTAGAACACAATCATCGTATTGCTGGCGTAAGTGGTCCTCCAATAAAATGTGGCAAATCCCATATTCACAAAATACACGTGTTAACAGATACCTTTGATGATCATTTTCATGAAATTTGTGATACTACTGGTCCAGCTATTTATATTGGAGATGGAAAGCACATTCATTTAATCAAGGGTACAACAGAGGAAGCGGATGGACACACACATGATTATTTTTTTACTACTTTAATTCAAGATCCTACTAACGTACCAGAAGATAGAAAATGCTAAAAATATAATATGTTTTTTATTCTAAGTCATAGAGGTTTGGGTATGGAAGATATAAAATTAAAAACAGCATAAAGTATAAATATATTTATAAAATTGAGGCTGGGATTTAATCCTAGCCTCTCTTTTGACGTTAAAAATAATTTTGACGACTTGTTTTGGTAATGAGAATTAAAATACTAAAGTTCTTTAAATACAATGCATTACCAAGCCTATTTAGTTAAATATTATGTTACGATAATTTATATCTAAGATGTATCTCATTTTATCACTTCAAAATATTGCTTTTAGTATTATATATTTAAAGCTTTGGAAATGCCAATATTTAAAAAATGAGATTTATAACGTAAGCAAAATTGTAAGAACATCAAATCATGGTATTTATCAAGGAATAAAATAATTAAGTAATAAAATATAAAAGTTTTAGAAATAGGGCTCTTATTTCATAGTACGAGAAAATTATAGAATTTTTTAGCACTGAAAATCAGAGCATATATTGACTGAGATGTAACTACAAAAGTATTTTTAAAGAAAGTAATTAGAATAATATCTATTAAATGATTGTTATAAATTATAAGCTTGGCAAGAAAACTTAATTGTTAGATGTTCTAAGAAATTTAACAAATTCTATTTCGTTTGAATTTAAAGATAAGGTGACGTGTTTACCAACAAAAGTAAAATGTTTGTTATACAAATAGAAATTTTCAAATGCTTTTACTATAGTGATGTCTTTCTTATTAGTAGGACTAGGGTATGTAACATATTGAAAATCTTTTATTTCAATTTCTTTGCCTGATTTTAAAGAAATATAAACGCTATTTTCCATAATACTAACTCCTTTCAATATAATTTTACTATATTTCTAATTAAAAGAAATAATAAGGGAATTAAAAAGAAAAAAATAGTTATAAAAGGAATATAGAAAGAAATAAAAAGTAAGAAAATATAGTATTTTTAGACAATTTAAATAAATGAATCAAGAACGTAATAAATATGCTTCATTAGATTATACGTTTTGCTAATATGGGTATTTATAACAAAAATTTTTATTTGCGAACATATGGAAAATTAAAGTGAATTCCTATAATTATTAATAAAGTTATTTATGTAACTATGAAGCGAGGTATTATAAAAATTATCTACTTGCCTAAATGTAAGATATTATTAAATTTATGAATTATTTGGTATTTCATAGGAAAAATTGGTTAGAATTAAATAATAGCTAATGATTTATTGATTCAATAAAATTAAAATAATTTAAATTTTTTACATTAAATAATGGATTTTTGTGCAAAATATATATAAGTTATTTATTTTATTACAATTATAAATAAATTTATTACTATGTTTTTTCTGAGTTCAATTATTTAAGAATTAAATATGTTATAAAATTAAGGAAGTGAAAAGTTTTGTTTAAGATAGGAGATAAGATCGTTTATCCAAATCAAGGAATAGGAATAATAGATTTTATAGAGGAAAAAGAATTTAAGGGAGAAAAGCAGAGTTATTATAAAATGCATTTATTAAATAATACTATGAAAGTATCAATACCTTGCAGCATGGTGGAAACATCACATATGAGATTGATAAGTGATTCTAAAACTTTAGATAATACTTTAAAACATATAAATAAATTTATACATGAAGTAGAAACATTAGCTAGAATTAATTATAAAGAAAGAAATGCAATTTATTTAGGAAAAATAAAACAGGGAACCTTAGATAACTACTTAGAGGTGATTTGTAATCTTACTCAACTTAAAAAAAATCATTCATTGAATTCAACTGAAAAACATATACTTCGTAATGCTAAGAAACTTGTAATAGAAGAGATATCACAAGCTAAAAATTTATCTAATGATGAAGCAAGTAACCTACTAGATGTATCTATTGGATTTTAATTTATCCAACTTTATTAATAATGCCCAGTAGTTTTAGTTTTAAATTACTGGGCATTATTATATTAAAATCATCATAAAAATAAGTGTTGAATATATTAGATATTTTCATGTGCCTAAAGATTCTAATAATTTTTTTAAAAGTTTAGATGTATGGTTATGTTGTGATTTGAAATGGGGGCTTAAAATATGATAAGACCAAGACCATTAAAAAAAGGTGATAATGTAGGATTAATAGGGACTTCAAGTCCAACTCCTAAAGAACGTATTAAACCAGCTATTGAAGCTATGGAAAGATTAGGACTTAATGTAGTCTTAGGGGAGAGTTGTAAGTCCTCTTATGGTTTTTTATCTGGTAGTGATGAACTTAGGGCAAATGACATAAATATGATGTTTAAAGATGAGACTATTAAGGGGATTTTTGCTATAAGAGGAGGGTATGGTTGTGCTAGATTGCTAAATATGATAGATTATGAAAATATTAAAAAAAATCCAAAGATTTTTGCTGGATATAGTGATGTAACAGCGCTACACATTGCGTTTAATCAAAAATGCAAACTAATAACATTTCATACGCCAATGCCAGCAACTGAATTTTATAATGGTGTAGATGAATATACTATGGAATATTTTAAGAAAAACATTTTTAGTAATAAACACATTGGGCGTTTAGAAAATGCTCTAAGTGGTGGAGATATGAAATCCTTAGTAGGTGGTAAGGCTAAAGGGCGATTAGTTGGAGGAAATCTTTCACTTGTAGTTTCATTGTTGTCTACTCCATATGAGCTTAATACAAAGGGGAAAATTTTATTTTTAGAAGATGTTGATGAAATTCCATATAAAATTGATAGAATGTTATTGCAGTTAAAACAAAGTGGAAAGTTTAGAGATGCTTCAGGTATTATTCTAGGTAAATGGACAAACTGCGAAGCAAGTGAAGGATGTAGTAGCTTAAGCTTAATAGAGATATTTAATCAACTTATTGCTTCGGAAAACAAGCCGACTATTTATAATGTAAGTTGTGGACATTGTGTTCCGACTATGAGTTTGCCACTTGGTGAAGAGGTTTTTATTGATGGAGATAAAAGCGAAATAGTTTTTTAAAATAATATTTAATAAGAATTTATGTTCTGGAGGAAGAACAATGAAATATGGGGTTGTTATTAAAGAGATAGGTCATATACAAAGTATTCCACAAAATAATAGTGAGAATTCAGATGAAGTATTATTGGGAATGAATGTGAAAATCATCAAAAAAGTCAACAATAATTGGTATTATATAAGAACTCATTATAATTATCAAGGATATATAAATGGAGAAGAATTGTTGATAGATGATAGTATATCAAAGCGATGGCAAAAGTGCAAAAATGTAGTTGCAATTCAAGGGCTTGGAGATGTACTTGATATGCCAAAAGCAGAAGGACATCAAATTGCAAGTTTCACTAGAGGGGCTCAGTTAATTTCAACTAATGTGCTTTGCAGCAAAAAAAAGTTTGTCAAAGTAGAGCTTCCAAATGGAAAGTTTGGCTGGGTTAGAAAAGAATTTTTAGAAGAATTAAAAACTACCTATGATATTAAAGATGAAGATAACTTAAGAGAGTCATTAGTAAGATCGGCTTTTAGCTATATAGGAACTCAATACAGGTGGGGAGGAAAATCCCCTTTAGGTATAGATTGTTCAGGACTTTGTTCTATGGCTTATATGTTAAATGGAATAATAATTTATAGAGATGCAAAGATAAAAGAAGGATTTCCTATAAAAAGAATTCCGATTGATAAAATGAAAAAAGGAGATTTGCTCTTTTTCCCTGGACATGTGGCTATGTACTTAGGAAATGACAAGTATATTCATGCATCTAATAATAATGATGTGGTTAGGGTAAACAGTTTTAACAAAAATGATGAAGATTATTATGAGTATTTAGATGGAAAGTTAAAAATGGTTGGAACTATTTTTTAAGATAAAAGAACATAAGAAAATTAAAAATGGTTATTTACAATTTATGGTAAAATGATATAATGTTAGAAGGTAATAAAAGGGAGGATGAAAAAATGGTTGCTAGTAGTGCAGGGTTATTAGCTGAAATAATTGATGATGCAGAAGCTAAAGGTATTAAGAAGGGAATTGAAAAGGAAAGAATATCAATAGCAAGAAAACTCTTAAAAAAGGGGCAAAGCATAGATTTAATTATGGAAATAACAGAACTCACTAAAGATAAAATGGACAAATTACAATAAAAGATGAAATAAATTTTATAGAGGTATAGTATAAATAACTAGAGGCAGGATTTTCCTGCCTCTAGTTATTTATTAAATTAGTTAGTTATTATATTAATTACTTTTAAATAATAAACTTAAGGATTCCAACTATTATTAAAATAGTTCCAGAAATTAAATTATTATATTTTTTTAACAAGCTTGAAAGGTAAGTGCTGCATATAAAATTTCCACAATAAATACTTAAAATCGTAACTATAAAATTTAGGAACACACTTATTGATATACTTATACCAGCAATACCGGCACCAATACCTATAATTAAATTATTAATTGTAAGTGCAGTAGAAAGAATTAAAGCTTCTAATAAATCTATATGATTAGATTTATTAACATCCAATATGATTGGATCTTCTAAAATATTTTTGTAGTGTGAGTCATCACCAATGTAATGAGATGTGTCATAACCGTTATTTTTCTTTTTTAGCCTTATATACTCAATAATAAAATAAACTCCAATAAAGCTCAAGAGTGTACCACCAAATTGATTACTTAAATTAGGATCAATAAAATGTAATAATACTTTCCCAAGATACATGGAAATAAATGTACCAAGAGAAGTAAAGATTGCAGTGAGTAGGGTGCTGGTTTTATTTATGTGTATTTTTTTCATTCCAAAGGACAACGAAACTGAAATAGTATCAAAATTAGAAGAAAGTGTTAATAATAGTGATGATAAATAATTCATATCCTACTCCTAAAAATTACTATATTACAATATATTCTGTAATTAATAAAAGGGGAACGAATATTTATTATAAAATGTAGTAAAACTATTGTAGAATTTTTAAAATTTATGAGTATCGGATGAATTTTTATATAGAATATGTATTTTAATGCTCATGAGTTTCATTAAGCATAATTAATAACCACAATAATAAGTATAGATATTAATAACTGGACATGGTTATAATTATTGATAAATTATCAATAAAAACATAATTAAAACAAACAAATGTTTAATAAAAGCTGTTAAAAATGATTAAATTATTTACACGCTATGAAAGATGTGGTAAAATACTTTTAATGTTCTAAGGATTAAAGAGGTGATAATAAGTGGGGTTAATAAGAAAGTAGATAAGAAAATTATATTTATTATGAAGATTCGAGGTGTAGTTGAGGGATTATACCTGGAAATGTAGAAAGTATTTAAAAATAGAATTTGTAATAAATATATATTTCGGGGGGCAATTAAATGTTAAATTATAAAAAATATAAAAAATTCGAAACAATAAAATTAAAGGATAGAACTTGGCCAGATAAAGAGATAGAAAAAGCTCCAATTTGGTGTAGTGTAGATTTAAGAGATGGTAATCAATCTTTAATAAATCCTATGACAGTAGAGGAAAAAATAGAATTTTTTAATTTATTAGTTAAACTTGGATTCAAGGAAATTGAAGTGGGATTTCCTTCTGCATCACAAATTGAATATGATTTTTTAAGAAAATTAGTAGATGAAAATCTTATTCCAGATGATGTAATAGTACAAGTTTTAACACAAGCTAGACCACACCTAATCAAGAAAACATTTGAAAGTTTAAAGAACGTAAAAAAAGCAATTGTTCATATATACAATTCAACATCGGTACTTCAAAGAGATGTTGTATTTAATATGACAAAGGAAGAAATAAAAGAAATTGCAATTGAAGGAACAAAATTGGTTAAAGAATATGCAGAAAAGTTTGATGGAGAAATTTTACTTGAATATTCACCAGAAAGTTTTACTGGAACCGAAGTTGAATATGCATTGGAAATTTGTGATGCAGTACTTGATGCATGGGAAGCTAATAAGGATAATAAAGTTATAATAAATCTTCCAGCAACTGTAGAAATGGATACACCTAATGTGTTTGCTGATCAAATTGAATGGATGTGTAGAAATTTTAAAGATAGAGAAAGAGTAATATTAAGTGTGCATCCTCATAATGATAGAGGAACTGGAGTTGCTGATGCAGAGCTTGCATTACTTGCAGGAGCTGACAGAGTTGAAGGGACTTTATTTGGTAATGGGGAAAGAACTGGAAATGTAGATGTATTAAATATTGCGTATAATATGTTCTCTCATGGAGTTAATCCTGAATTAAATCTTGAAAACATAAATGAAATTATTGAAGTATATGAAAGATGTGTAAAAATACCGGTACATGTAAGACATCCATATGGAGGAAATCTTGTGTTTACAGCATTCTCGGGTTCGCATCAAGATGCTATAAATAAAGGAATGAAGAAGTATCAAGAAAGACATGATAATATATGGCAAGTACCGTATTTACCTATAGATCCAAGTGATTTAGGAAGAGAATATGAAGCATTAGTTAGAATAAATTCTCAATCAGGAAAAGGTGGAGTTGCATTTGTTATGGATCATTGTTATGGATTCAAGATTCCTAAGACAATGCAAAAAGAATTTGCTGATGTGATTCAAAAAATGTCTGAAGTAAAAGGCGAAATTTCTCCAAGTGAAGTAATGGATGCATTTAGTAAAGAGTATCTAGATTTAGAAACACCATTTAAGTTAGTTAAATCTACATTCTCTGATATATCTGAAAATAATGAATATGGGGATACGAAAGCAAGTATAGAAATAATTTATAATGGTGAAAAGAGAAATCTTGAAGGTATAGGAAATGGGCCTATAGATTCATTTAAGAGAACTTTAGCTGAGAGTAGTCTAATAAATGTTACAATTATAGATTATACAGAACATGCTTTAAGTACTGGTTCTGAAGCAAAAGCTGCTTCATATGTATATATGAAGAGAAATGATACTGATAATAAAACTTATGGTGTAGGGGTTGATAGCAATATTACAAGAGCATCAATAAGATCAATGATGAGTGCAATTAACAGACTATATGCAAAATAAAACTTTAATGATTTATTAGAGCTTTAAATGAATTATCATGCAGTGATATATAAAAGTTATTACAAGGAAGTGTAATCTTATTTGTAATAACTTTTTTATTTTTAAATATAAAAAATAAAGGGAAAGCGTAAAAAGATTAGGAAAATGTATACAAAAATGTTATAATAATATCAAAGTAATTTATGAGTTGGTTAAGGAAACATATCATAAAAATATTATTTTTAATAAATGGGGTATAAAATATGTCAGATAAAGTGCACACGGAAAAAACAAAATATACATTAATTGAGAAGAAAGATTCCAATAAGCATTTGAGTGAAGATTTAGCAAAACATTCTAAAAAATTAACTGAAATACTAAAAAAGTTAGAATGTAAACTAAATTGTAATGGAGTAAGTATATTTTTATATGATGAAGAAAATAATACGCTAGAATTATATGTAAAAACAGAAAAAACAAAAGTAGTTGAACGTGAATATGATTTGAATTTATATAAAAATATAAGAGCAAGAGTAATTGAAAATAAAGATGGTTTAAGAATAAATGTCATAAAAGATAATATAAATAACAAATATACAGAATTACGAAATTATTATGTTTTTTCTTATGCTATAACATATGATGATGAATTTTTGGGAATTATAAATATTTATGGAGATAAAAAATATTATATATCTGAATATATACAAGACTGCTTTTTTGACAAGATTGCACTTATGGTAAAAAATAGGAAATTGTCATTGGAGCTAAGTAGAGAAGTTGAAAAAAGAATTGAAATAGAAAATGAATTAGAAATGTTCCTACAAACTTCGACTGATTTAGGCGGAATAATTATTAAGAAAAATGATTGCGTTAAATTAGTTAAGTCCAGTAAGAGATGGAAGCAAGTTTTAGATTGGGATGAAAAAGAACTTAATGATATGCGATTAAATAATTTAATACATCCAGATGATTTAGAAAAATTTAATTTAGAAATTGATAAAGCACTTAAAACTGGATTTGGGGAAAATTTAATTATAAGGCATAAATGTAAAAATAATCAGTATAAAATTATAGAATGGAATTGGAGATATTTATCTAAAGGAAAGATAATTGTTTTCATTGGAAAAGATAAAACAGAACAGTTGAAATTAATCGAAGATAAAAAAAAGCTAGAAGAGATAGTTGATTTAGAAAAGTTCAGAACTGAATATTTTACAAATATGTCTCATGATTTAAAGACACCATTAAATATAATATTGACTTCTGTACAAGTAATGCTTGCTAATTTCGAAAATGAAGATTTAAGTGAACATTATAAAAAAATGGTTAGACATTTAAATGGTGTTAAACAAAATTCATATAGGTTATTAAGACTTGTGAATAATATAATTGATATTACAAAAATAGACAGAGGATACTATAAGCTTAAGCTTGGAAACTATAATATAGTAAGTGTAATTGAGGATATAACATTATCAGTTGTAGACTATATGAATAATAAAAAGAGAAAAATTATTTTTGATACAACTGAAGAAGAAATTTTAGTTGCTTGTGATCCGGAAAAAATAGAGAGAATAATACTTAATCTATTATCAAATGCTTTAAAATATACAAATGAAAATGGAGTTATTGAAATAAATATAGAAACAGATGAAGAGAAGAAAAATGTAATTGTGCATGTAAAAAATGATGGAGAGCTAATACCAAAGGAAGATTGTGATAAGATATTTTATAGATTTAAGCAGTCTGAGAAACTTTTAGAGAGAAGATGTGAAGGCAGTGGTATAGGATTAGCACTTGTCAAGTCACTTATAGAGCTACATGGGGGATGTATATGGGTTAATACAGAACTTGCAAAAGGTGCTGAATTTATATTCTTAATTCCAATAAAAACAGTAGGAAATGAGTGCGAAGATAATATACAATCCAAAAATATAAGCTCGAAAATAGAAAAATGCACTATTGAGTTTTCAGAGATATATTCAATATAGTTATAGGGCTGTGCACTAATTTTAGTGCACAGCTCTTTTAGCATAAAAATAAATCTCAGATTCTACTAATCTGAGATTT
This genomic interval carries:
- a CDS encoding sensor histidine kinase produces the protein MSDKVHTEKTKYTLIEKKDSNKHLSEDLAKHSKKLTEILKKLECKLNCNGVSIFLYDEENNTLELYVKTEKTKVVEREYDLNLYKNIRARVIENKDGLRINVIKDNINNKYTELRNYYVFSYAITYDDEFLGIINIYGDKKYYISEYIQDCFFDKIALMVKNRKLSLELSREVEKRIEIENELEMFLQTSTDLGGIIIKKNDCVKLVKSSKRWKQVLDWDEKELNDMRLNNLIHPDDLEKFNLEIDKALKTGFGENLIIRHKCKNNQYKIIEWNWRYLSKGKIIVFIGKDKTEQLKLIEDKKKLEEIVDLEKFRTEYFTNMSHDLKTPLNIILTSVQVMLANFENEDLSEHYKKMVRHLNGVKQNSYRLLRLVNNIIDITKIDRGYYKLKLGNYNIVSVIEDITLSVVDYMNNKKRKIIFDTTEEEILVACDPEKIERIILNLLSNALKYTNENGVIEINIETDEEKKNVIVHVKNDGELIPKEDCDKIFYRFKQSEKLLERRCEGSGIGLALVKSLIELHGGCIWVNTELAKGAEFIFLIPIKTVGNECEDNIQSKNISSKIEKCTIEFSEIYSI